GCCAAGCGGCACGGCATGAGGGTTTATTACATGCTTCCACCGCAGATTTGGGCATGGGGCCGGTTCCGGAAGAATCTTCTGAAAAGATGGGTCGACACGATTATTTCGTTCTTTCCGTTCGAGGCTGATGTCTACCGCCATCTTGGCCTTGAGACGATCTTGCTTGACAACCCACTCGTTAGAGCATTGAGTACATACAGGAGAGAAAAAAGAGGTGAACGCATTGGTTTCATGCCGGGGTCCCGGAGGTCCCAAATAGCAAGGAATCTGCCAGTCGTTCTCGAATTGGCGAGCTTCATAGAAGCTCGAAGATCAGATATCGAGATGTGCTTACTTGCGTTCGATGCACGGAGTGCTGCCGACCTCAGAATCCGTCAAAGCATGTTACCAGTTTTTTATGACAACCGATATCAGATGATGAAGGATTGTGATCTGCTTGTTGTCAGTTCAGGCACCGCCTCGCTCGAGGCAGCAGCCATGCGCGTTCCCCAGATTTTCTTTCATCGTGTATCGTCTCTGGATGACCGGATACTGAGAAAGTTCGTTCACGTGGATGAGTTCAATCTTGCCAATCTATACTACGGTAAGAAGATCGTTCCGTGTTACGTAACTGGCGACTCTCGCCGGCTCGAGCAGCAATTGAAGGACGCTCTCACCGCATACTTATAGGTAGAAAAAATCACTCAGAACAATTGTCGGCGGCTAATGTCGCGCGATCTGATTTTCCGACCTGGATATCTTACGGGATCTATGTCCGTTGTTTGGTGATTTTGCCTACATCTGCGGCAATTGCCGCCTTCAAGCTGCTATCATCGGCAAAATGCTCTATGCCGCGGATACGTTCCCTGAACTCTATACGCACGGTCTTCCCATAGAGATCACCTGAGAATTCAACGATATACACTTCCAGCAGATCGTGGCGACAAAACATTGCACCGGAGTATTGATGGCCCGAAGCGTTTATTTTTACCATGTATACGCCATCGAGCGGTATCAGCTTGTTTGACGGCGTTTGGATGTTGATTGTGGGAAATCCAAGTTTCTTGCCCTTGCCCTTTCCTTTGATCACCGTACCTGATACCGAATACGGGCGCCCGAGCAGCCGATTGGCCGCCTTTATGTTTCCCAATAACAGTAATTCACGTATCCGAGTGCTCGATATTGCTCCTTCATCGCCTACTTTTGCCATGACCTCGACCTTGAATAGACCACGGGCAAGGTTTGTCAGAATATCTGCATTGCCCTTTCGCATGTTGCCGAAATGAAAGTTCTCGCCGACGACTATGACGGAAGGCCTTATTTGGAGGGCAATTAACTGGACAAATCTCTCCGGGCTGTATCGTGAAAAGACATCGGAGAACGTGAAGTAATAGATGAAATCTATGCCGAGTTGTTCGAAGATCTCTTCTTTCTCTCCGCGCGGGGTCAAACAACATATCGGCGTTTTTTTCAGGATGAAGAATGGCAAGGGTGCGAAGGTGATTATGCCCACTCTTTGGTCTTTGCCAGTTAACTGCTTCAACCGGTGGACGATTGCCTGATGTCCACGATGAATGCCATCAAAACTCCCGATACCACAAACCGAGTGCTCGGTGATCGGGTCGGTACTATCGGTTAATACTAACATGCCATGTCTCGTGCGATCATTCCCAAACTGCACGCCTGCGATACTTTGTGCTTGCCTATCCTCGTTCTCCTCAGAGTAAGCAAACACGCTCCATAACCGATTGCTTCTCCAAAGTCATGCACGAGAGATCGGATATAGACACCTTTGCCGACAACTGCTTTGAATGTCAGGATGGGCGGGTCAGCGATTTCGATGTCAAATGATTTGATGAATACCCCGCGGGGTTTCATAGGCACGAATTCATTCTGCCGGCTAATCTCATAGAGTCTTCGTCCACCACGCTTGAGTGCAGAGAAGCGGGGCGGTATTTGCTGTACTTCACCGACAAACTGCTGGGCAACCCGGTTCAATGCCTTTAGATCTAAGTCGATCGGTGCATTTATTGTGGATTCATCTAGCGACCCCGTGATGTCATAGGTGTCAGCAGTGATGCCCAGGAGCATCTCACCGGTATATTCTTTATCCAGTTTCTGGATCGCATCGAATTGCTTGGTCGCGCGATTGAACAGAAGTATCAATAAACCACTTGCGAAAGGATCCAGGGTTCCCGCATGCCCAACTTTATTAATTTTTTTCTGCAGCATTCGCACGACCTGGAAGGAACTGAAACCAACTGGCTTGTCAACCAGGAGAAATGAGTTTCGATCATCATCAACTGTCGCCATTATTGTGATCAGGATTTTTCCTTGATCTCGCGTAGTATAGCGGTGAGTATTTCTTTTTTTGCCTCGGGGATTGTTTTTTGCAGCCGAAGTCCGGCAGCGAGGCGATGCCCGCCACCTCCATATCGACGGGCAAGCTGATCGACGTCGATGACACCGTCGCTCCGAAGACTTATTCTCGTGCCACCTTTTTCTTCGCGCAGGAACATCGAAACCCTGACTCCCTTTATGGCCTCGAGAAAAGAGATGAAATTTTCCGAGTCAGACATCTCGGCACTGCTTCTTTCGAGCATGTCCTGGAAAAGATACATCATGGCCACGCCGTCCTTGACTTCGATCGTGCTCAAGACTTTCGTCAGCAGGGCTGTGCCACTGAGTGTCTTCGCATTCAATTTCTTAACCAGGAGGTCAGGTCGTACACCGAACCCGACCAGTTCGCTGGCGATCTGCAATGATTCCCTTGTCGTGTTAGCGTACACGAAACCGCCAGTTTCGTTGTATATACCGCAGTAGAAAATATCGGCAAGATGTTTATTGGTCTTTATCTTGAGACGTTTGAAGATGAAATAGATGATCTCACATGCAGACGAAGCGGTTTCATCGATGATCCGCAATGCTCCGAAGGAATTGTTACTCCGATGATGATCTATATTGATGATGGTTTTATCGCGCAGTTGCTGGTCAGTGACTTCCGGAAAAATTCTTGAAATCCCTGCCGAATCGACCGCAATCAACAGATCGAAATCAGGAACCTTGCGCGTGAACTGCCAATTACCTAAAAGGAATTGATATTTGACCGGGATGCGCGAGTGGCAGAAGAGAACAGGCTTTTTCCTGTGATAGTGCTTGACGAGATATGCTGCCGCTAGGGCAGCGGCGATACCGTCGCCATCCGGATCTCGGTGTGTGGCGATTACGATTCGGTTACTGGTCTTTATTATCCTTACTAATTTGGTTAATGAGTGCATCAATTTTCTTCCCGTATTCATAACTGTTATCAATCTTGAATTCAATATCGGGTATATGTCTCATTCTTACTCGGTTAGCTAATTCTGTGCGTATGTAGCCTTTTGCACGGTTGAGAGTGGCCAGCCCCTCATTTTTGTCATTCAGACTTGAGAAATATACGATTGCCTTCTTCAGGTCACTGCTGACATCCACCGTGGTGATCGTTACCAGCCCCAGTCTGGGGTCTTTGATCTTGTGTTCGATTATTTCGGATACCGCGCGGATCAAAACGGAAGCGATTCTATCTTTTCTCATTAGGTTATTTCAATGTCGTAATTCAACAGGGATACATCGTGGAATCTATCTATATAATCCAGCGCCGTTCTCAGCGACGAATCAACGTGTTGTCTGCTGTTACCGCAGGTTACCAGTCCCAGCTGAGTACGCTGCCATAATGACAGGTCTCCGAATTCGCAAATTGCCACGTTATATCGATTCTTCAATTTTTCTTTCAGGCTGGCGACAATCCGTCTCTTTTCCTTCAGTGAATGGCAGTTATCGATGTGCAGGTCCAGGTCACAACGACCGACGAAAAATCTATCTGACATCCTTGCTGGTTTGTTCTTCGATTTTATAGAATTGCATCACATCATCTTTCTGGATATCGGATATATCTTCAAGACCAATGCCACATTCATAGCCAGCGGTCACTTCTTTAGCGTCTTCTTTGAATCTTTTCAAGGAAACTACCTTGGCGGTGGCTATTTCTTTTTTCTCGCGCATCAGGTGGGCGATACAATTCCTTAAGACCTTACCGTCTTTAACGTAACAGCCGGCGATGACACCAGCGCGCGGGATGTTGAATACTTCGCGCACCTCAGCTTCACCGATGAGGATCTCCTGTAATTTTGGTTCCAGCATTCCGAGCATCGCGGCTCTCAAATCGTCGATCGCTTCGTATATCAATCGGTAAGTCCTGATTTCGACACCTTCACGTTCGGCGCTTTCTAGTGCGTTTGTGTCGGGACCGACATGAAAACCGACGCATATTGCGCCGGTCACCTCGGCGAGCAAGATATCTGAGACGTTTATCTTACCTACGCCTTTGTGCACAACTCTCACCGATGCCTCGTCAGTAGTCAGTTCCTGGAGTTTCTCGTCGAGCGCTTCGGCAGAGCCTGCTGTGTCAGCTTTGAGCAGAATCTTGAGTTCCTTAGTTTCCCCTGCCTGGATTTTTTCTTGGAGGTTGAGCAACGTGAGTTTTGATTTAGGTGCCAGCCGCCGGCTGCGATCCCTCAATTCACGCTGCGCCGCGAGTTCACGCGCCCGGTGTTCATTGTCCACGGCAAGGAATATTTCACCTGCTTGCGGCAGCCCACTGAAACCTAGGACGAGAACCGGTGCAGATGGTCCTGCTTCACTCACTTTGTCATATTTCTCATCGAACAGTTCCCTGACCCTTCCGAAATGAGGTCCGCACACAAAGGGATTGCTCTTACGCAGAGTACCCTCCTGAACCAGGATGGTTGATACATTACCTTTACCGCGGTCCAGGCGTGCTTCAAGGACTACTCCCTTTGCGCTTTTGTTCACAGGTGCTTTCAAGTTCAATTCTTCCGATTTGACCAAGATCGCGTCGAGCACATCGGGTATGCCTTTGCCTTTGAGCGCCGAAACCTCGACACAGATTGATTTGCCGCCGAAATCTTCGATAACCACGTTTGCTTTTGCGAGTTGTGTCTTGACGAGATTGATATTCGAATTCGGCAGATCGATCTTGTTGATGCAAACTATTATCGGAACACCGGCCGCCCGCGCATGATCAATGGCCTCTACGGTTTGCGGCATGACCCCATCATCGGCGGCAACGACCAGGATGACGATGTCTGTTACCTGAGCGCCCCTTGCCCTCATTGCCGTGAATGCTTCGTGACCGGGTGTATCAAGGAACGTGATGATCTTATCGTGGTAAGCGACTTGATAGGCAGCCATCTTCTGCGTAATCTTGCCGTATTCTTTCTCTGCGACTTTAAGTTTTGTGATCGCATCAAGCAACGTGGTCTTGCCATGATCAACATGGCCCATGACGGTGACAACTGGCGGCCGCTCGGTCGATTCGGTTTTTTCTTCAGTCTTCACCTGTTCTTCGATCGATACCGTTTTGACTTTGCAGCTCAATTCGTCGCAAATGATGGAGATCGAATCGATGTCGAGACGCTGATTTACACTGACCATTAGCCCGAGGTCCATGCATTTCTTGATCACTTCGCTGACCGGTTTGCCCAGCGCCTGGGCCAGCTCGGCAACGGTCATGAAATCCGTAACCTCAACGACTTTCTCTTCAGGTGTGGCTTCGATTTTTTGCGGGATTTCCCGTTTGTAGTGTTTCTTTGTTTCACGCTTCTCGAGCTTGGCAAGCGTTGATTTCACTTTTTCTTTGATCTCTTCTTTGTTGATCTTCTTCTTTTTCTCTTTTGCCCTTGGTTTTGACCAGCGTCGGGTGAATTCCTTCCTGACGCGTTTTTTCTCCTCCGATATCTTCGTCTTGATCTTCTTTATCTCTTCGTCGGTGAGAGCAGACATGTGCCCCTTGGCCTTGATCCCGATCTCTTCAAGCATTTTTATTAGAGCCGCGCTTGATAATCCCAGACTCTTCGCGACGCTATGAACCTTGTTGGCCGGCATCTTCTGGCTCCTTTTCGTCCTTGGGTCTCAGGGTTTCCAGCAATTCCTGCACCGCATCATCTTCCAGTGAGAGGAGAAATTTCAGTTCATCGACCGGTGCGTTGATGACCGCGAGTATGTTCGTATATCCTTTCTCGATGAGCGCTTTCTTAAGGCTCTTCTTCAACTGTTCGACGTCTTCGATTTTCATATCGGCGAGTTCCTTCTCCTTCATCTCCTTTTCGTATTCGGATACTTTCTTTATTTCGATATCCACTTCGCATAATCTCGACGCCAGGTCAACGTTCACGCCGTTCTTGCCGATTGCTTTCGAGTAGTCATCGTCTGGCACGATCGCCAGCACATGTCCTTCGGCAAGGGAGATTACCTCTTTCACTTTGGCCGGCGAAAGGCTGCGCGAAACCTGTATTGTTGGTTCCTTGCTCCACTGAATGACATCGATGCGTTCTCCAGAAAGCTCTTTGACCACCGATTGAATGCGGCTGCCACGATATCCGACACAGGCGCCGATCGGGTCAACCTTTGGATCAAGTGTCTGAACTGCAAGCTTTGCGCGCACACCTGGTTCGCGTACGATTTTCGCAACCTGAATGATGCCATCTTTGATTTCTGGGATTTCGTAGAAAAGCAGGCGTTCGAGAAACTTGGGATCGGTTCTTGAAAGAATGATCTTAGGCCCCCATTGTGCCCGGTCAACACGATGGACCACTGCGCGAATTGGTGAGTCCAGCCGGTAATGCTCTGCTCTCATCATTCCGTAGCCGGGTATTACCGCTTCCACGGGACCAAGGTCAACGAGTATTTCGTTGCGGCTTACCACCTTCACTATGCCCTTAACGATCTCGCCGATTTTTTTCTCGTACTCGACGAGGATTCGGTTCCGTTCTGCCTCGCTGACTTTTTGAGTCAACGTCTGCTTGACCATTTCAATGGCAGTCCTACCCAGATCTCCAATGGAAAGCGGGGTGCGGAAGACATCACCAACCTTGTAGCTTTCTTTTACTTGCCTCGCCTCCTCCAAAGAAATTTCCGTCTCGGCGTCGGTAACTTCCTCGACAACCTTCTTTGTTACGAAGATCTTTATGTCACCGGTCGACTTGTTAACCGTGACTTCGGATTCCGTATTCTTCCCGAATTTTCTCTTCACCCCAGTAGAAATTGCTTCGGCCAGTGACTGCATTACATAGTCGAATTTTACCCCCCGAGCGCGGGCTACGGCTTTCATGTTCTCGATTATCATTTTAGCATCATTTGTCATATATTCACTCCTCGACCACATTGGCTCGCTTGATTGAAGCATAGGGTATAGTACGTTCATCTTTTCCTGATGCCACAATGACTCCGTTTTTCTTTGTGCCTCTCAAATATCCCCTGATTTTTTCATTTCCCGTGTCGATTTCCACAACGTTACCGACAGCCCAGGCGTAGTGCTCGGGTTTCTTGAGAACGCGTTCGACGCCAGGTGATGATACCTCAAGTGTATAAGGAAAATTCATCAGATCCCTTTCATCGAGTTCGCGTGATATGATGTTGCTCGTCTTCTGACAGTCTCCGATCGTAACGCTTCCTTTCTCCTTATCAATGTAAACCCGTAATGTTCGTGATACATCATTGTAATCAAAGTCATAGAACCTCAAACCCATATTTTTGGTTATCTCGTCAATGGTCCGCGCGATCTGATTCAAGTCCAAATTCCTATCCATTAATTCTCCGATAAAGAAGTTCTTTTATCTCGGCGCATTTCGTCACCATTTCGGACTGGCTCGCCGTGAATACTTCACCAGTTTCTCTTATGTAGATATCGAGCCGATTATTCTTGATGCCCCTTGGGCCAATTGTAATACGTATCGGGATGCCAATTAGATCTGCATCGTTGAACTTGATTCCGGCCGATATGTCCCGGTCGTCTATAATAACCGAGAATCCCGCCTTAGTCAACAACTGGATCACTTCATCGCTCGTCCTCATGACGATCTCTTCATGCGGATTCAGGATCGTCAGGTGTATTTCAAAGGGTGCGATCGAAATAGGCCAGACGGCACCGCGGTCATCACTTTTTTGCTCGCAGGCACAGGCCATTATACGTTCGAGCCCGATGCCGTAGCTGCCCATTATTATAGGTTTTGAGTTGCCTTGTTCATCCAGGAAATTTGCCCCGAGACTGATTGAATACTTGGTGCCGAGCTTGAAGATATGACCAAGTTCCAGCGCGCTTTCGATATGCATCTCTCCACCGCACTTCGGACATCGATCACCAGATTTTACTTTCCTGAAATTGTCGTACTTGCCAACCTTCACATCGCGGCTCAAATTCAACCCCTTGACATGATAGCCATCGCGGTTTGCGCCGGTTATCATGCCTTGTGCATCACGTAACAGATCATCCGCATATACCGTCAGGTTATCCATGCCTGCTGGTCCAATATATCCTGGTTGGGCCCCGAATGTTGATTGTATCTCTTCGGCGCTTGCCGGTTCGTAGCTATGTCCGAGCTGGCGCTTGATCTTATCTTCACTGATCTCGTAATCACCTCGGATCAGTACTAGTACTGGGTCCTTTCCGGTCGCCGTGAAGAAGATGCTTTTTACGAGATTCTGCGGGGCGACATTGAGGAATTGAGTCACTTCCTCGACGGTGCGTTTTTCAGGGGTGGGGATCTGTTCTATCGGTGTATCCTGGAAAGACATATGTTCCCCGTCTCCGTCGGCGACCTGAATGTTCGCGCGGTAATCACATTGCTGACAAATTGCCAGTTGATCTTCGCCGCCGGAAACGATTGCCATGAATTCCTTCGATTCTCCTGTACCCATTAACCCGCCGGATGCGTCGACGACTACAAAATCCAGACCACACCTTTTGAAGATCTTTCCGTAAGCCTGCTTGTGCAGGTCGAAACTCTGGTCCAATCCTGCCTCGTCGTAGTCGAGGCTATATGAATCTTTCATGATGAACTGCCTGGACCTGAGCACTCCAGAGCGTGGTCTGGGTTCGTCTCGAAATTTTGTCTGTATCTGGTACCAGATCTGCGGCAGATCCCTGTAGGAACGGATCTTGTTACGCGCGGTGTCGGCAACAATTTCCTCGTGCGTAGGGCAGAGGCAATATTCGCGGTCCTTACGGTCTTTCAGCCGAAACATGTCATCTCCGTATTCTTGCCAGCGACCGGATTCTTCCCACAGTTCCTTGGGGGAAATTGCGGGCATCAGCAGTTCCTGGCCGTTGATCCTGTCCATCTCCTCCCTGATGATGTTGCTGATCTTCAGGAGAATACGCCAGCCTAGTGGTAAATAAGTGTGAATACCTGACGCGAGCTGTCTGATGAAACCACCGCGAAGCAGGATGCGGTGGCTTTTTGATTCAGCCTCTTTAGGATCTTCACGCAAGGTAGCTATTAGCGATTTGTCAAATTTCATAACTTGTAGTATACTATATATTAAGAGATATGTCAATACCAGTAGGTTTTGGCTGATCCTCATGGAGGCGACGGCGCAGGGTCTTGACTTATCAAATCATAGCCGTTATATTGACCAATGGATAAAATAAACAAGATTATTGACCAGACGATCCTGAGACCGGATGCGACGAGTGAAGATATCAGGATGTTTCTGAAAGACTTTGCAGAATACGGTTTCTATGCCGCGGTCGTCAATCCCTGTTGGGTTCCGAGCGTTGTCAACAACCTTCCTGAGGGCATCAAGGTCTGCAGTGTCGTCGGGTTTCCTTTTGGCGCCTCGACCACTCGGGCCAAAGTGTATGCGGCCGAGGACCTGGTCAGAATGGGATGTGATGAGATTGATATGGTCATGAATATCGGCAGGTTCAAGGAGAAAGATTTCAAGTATGCCGGAAAAGAGATAAAGATGGTCAATGATGCCTGTTCGGGCAGGATCCTCAAGGTGATCATCGAAACGTGTTTGCTGACCAGGGATGAAAAAATAGCGGCGGCGAACCTCATCAGGGAAAGCGGGGCGCATTTTGTCAAGACATCGACCGGCTATTCTCGTGGGGGCGCTGAAGTCGAGGACGTTGAGTTATTACGTTCGGTTGTCGGTCCTGATTTTGGCGTGAAGGCATCGGGTGGCATCCGGACCTTTGAACAGGCCCGGACCTTCATTGCAGCCGGAGCCAGTCGTCTTGGCACATCAAGCGGTGTGGCGATCGTTCAGGGAGCGATTCAGGCAGCAGACCTGGACCGGTGATTTAAGCTAATACACACGATATTTAGAGATTTTATCAAATGCATTAAAGAAAATTCTCTCTGGCTCGTTTAAGAAATAAATCCTGAAATATCGGAACTTTTCCAAATGACCCCTTGACAAATCACGATTTTTCAATATAATTAGGTGACACACAACGAATACCCTGAAAGGAGGTGCCAATTTAATGACAAAAGTCACAGTTTACGATGGTGAATCTTTTGACAATGCCTTGCGTCGTTTCCGTAAGTCAGTGGAGCGAGCCGGTATCTTGAGGGACGTCAAGCGACATGAAGTGTACGAAAAACCGAGTGAAAAACGTAAGAGACGTCTTATTTCGGCGCGTAAGAAGGAATGGAAGCGACAAAGGGAGGAGATATAAGCCGAACCCATGCCGAGGATGTTTTAGAACTGCCTAAGATCCTCAAATCACTCTCCAATTTCTGTTGTACCGACCCAGGCAAGAGAAGGGCGCAAGATTTATGCCCTCTGAATACGCGGGAGGCGGTTGAATCCGAGTTGGAGAAAGTCCAGAAAATAGAGCGAACAGGAGAATCGGCCGATTTTTCCGTGCCGTTTGAGCCTGGAGAGTTAAAGACCCGGGTGAAAACAGAGGTTTTCCTCTCCCTTGAGGATTTTTTTCATTTGAGGAGATTTTTCAGTTCTGTTCATGCTTTGCAGAGGAAGTTCAAGTCCAGCCAGCTGCAGGAGTTCTTTGCCGGTCTGCACGACCATAGCACCCTGCAGCGCGAACTGGATGCACGGATCGATGACACCGGGGCAATAAAGGACGATGCGAGCCCCAAACTCGCGCAAATCCGCAACAGTAAGAAACGCGTAAACCAGCGGTTGCGGGAGTTTCTTAACGGCATGCTCAGAGCCCAGCCAAACATGTTCACTGAAAGCATGGTCGTGGAGCGGGCGGGCCATTTCGTACTCCCGGTGAGATGCAATTTCAAAAAGCAGGTCAGGGGAATAATCCATTCTTTTTCTAACTCAGGTGAGACGGTGTTCATTGAGCCTGAGGCCGTTGCTGAGGATGCAGCCCTTCTTATGGAACTTGACGAGGAAGAGCGCATTGAGATCGAGGTGATCCTTCGACACCTTACCGATTCGGTACGCGATAACATAGGTACCATCGAAAATGATATTGAGTCTGTCGTAAGCCTGGACCTGCTTTTCGCCAAGGTCCGGTTTGCCAGAGAGTTGCATGCCAACCGTCCTGTTTTTGACAAGCGGCTGCGCATTTTGAATGCTTTTCATCCGGTGCTCAAGCGCATTAACGAGCGGGTGGTACCCCTCGATCTCCAGTTGAATTCAGGCAAGCGCGTGCTGCTCATTTCAGGCCCGAATGCAGGCGGTAAGACGGTTGTGCTCAAGACAGTTGGTCTTGCCGCGTTGATGGCAAAGTGCGGTCTTTTCATTGCTGCTGATGAGGGTAGTTCGCTGCCTTTCTTTGATGAGATCTACGCCGATATTGGTGATGAACAGAGCATTGAATCACAGCTGTCCACTTTTGCTGCACATCTGAAACAGATCAAGACCGCACTCGAAGGCAATGGCAATGCACTGGTGCTGCTCGACGAACTGATGAGCCAGACCTCGGTGGAAGAGGGCTCGGCATTGGCTTCTGCGGTCCTTGATGAATTGAGCAAGGCAGAAAACGTGGTTCTGGCCACGACGCATAATGAGAATCTTAAGATATTTGTCAGCAACCGAGCCGATATGCTCAATGCCGGGATGGAGTATACTGACCGGCCAACGTACCGGCTCATTCTTGGCGTACCCCAGCCTAGCAATGCACTGCGCTTGGCGCGTACCCTCGGGATCAAGGAAGTCGTTTTGGATAGGGCATCGTCTTACCTTGATGAGGATAAAGTCTCTTTGAACAAACTCTTTGAGGATCTTTCAAGAGAACACAAGATTGTTGAGGAAGAGCGTAAGAAATTGGCCGACCTCGTAGTGAGTTATGAGACGAAGCTCTCTGCATTCAATGCCAAGAAAAAGCAGGAATCTGATGAGATGAGGACAAAGTACCGGAATGAATTGAAGAAGGCAAAGAGAGACATAGAACGGTTGATAAAAACGCTGAGGAAGGAAGGTCCAAAGCCGGACATGATACGGAAGACGCGTGACTTCTTCAACGACAAGATAGATAACGAAAGACATGCTGCTCCGTATCACCCTGGTGTCGGTGAATTGGTGAGGATAAGGGAGCTCCAAAGGATCGGCCAGGTTGTTGCCGAAAGGGGTGGCAAGTACAAGATAAGTCTGGAGAATATTTATTACTGGGTAGAGCCAACCGACATTGAATCGCTGAGAGAAAAGGGAGAAGCGCGGAATTGATCGAACAAGAGAAGATAGAAGAGATTAAGCGCCAGACCGATATTGTCGATGTCGTGGGCAGATACGTGCAATTGAAGAAAATGGGGAAGAATTACCGCGGTCTCTGTCCGTTTCACAGCGAAAAGAATCCATCATTCTACGTAAATCCCGAAAAGGGTATCTATTATTGTTTCGGCTGCAAAAAGGGCGGTAACGCCATCAATTTCTTGATGGAATATGAAAAACTCGATTTCCCCGACGCAATTAAACGGCTGGCTGCGAATTTGGGTATCGAGATCGATACTACAAAGGGACTGAGATACAAGGAACTATACGAAGCGAATGAACAGGCCTGCCAGTTCTATGTTCAGTGTTTATCGAGAGACATTGGCCGTCGAGGCCAGGAATACTTGGTCAGAAGGAACATACAGCTGGACAAACTCCAGGATTTCCGTATCGGATATGCTCCGGCATCGGGTGGCCTCACAACGTTCATGAGACAGAAAGGTTTTTCTGGCGCACGCCTCCAGCAGGCCGGGCTCATATCGACGAATCGGGAGCATTTCCGAGACCGCCTCATTTTTCCCATATTCAATCTCTCGGGACGGATAATCGGTTTTGGCGGACGCGGTATCGACGACCATATCCAGCCGAAGTATCTGAACTCTCCGGAAACACCGATATTCAAAAAGGGTGAGGGTCTTTACGGCCTCTTTCAGTCCAGGGAGCAGATAAGGTCAACGGGTGAAGTGATGCTCGTCGAGGGTTATTTCGATTTGCTCAGTGTTTATCAGCATGGGTTTGACAATATATG
This portion of the candidate division WOR-3 bacterium genome encodes:
- a CDS encoding proline--tRNA ligase, whose protein sequence is MKFDKSLIATLREDPKEAESKSHRILLRGGFIRQLASGIHTYLPLGWRILLKISNIIREEMDRINGQELLMPAISPKELWEESGRWQEYGDDMFRLKDRKDREYCLCPTHEEIVADTARNKIRSYRDLPQIWYQIQTKFRDEPRPRSGVLRSRQFIMKDSYSLDYDEAGLDQSFDLHKQAYGKIFKRCGLDFVVVDASGGLMGTGESKEFMAIVSGGEDQLAICQQCDYRANIQVADGDGEHMSFQDTPIEQIPTPEKRTVEEVTQFLNVAPQNLVKSIFFTATGKDPVLVLIRGDYEISEDKIKRQLGHSYEPASAEEIQSTFGAQPGYIGPAGMDNLTVYADDLLRDAQGMITGANRDGYHVKGLNLSRDVKVGKYDNFRKVKSGDRCPKCGGEMHIESALELGHIFKLGTKYSISLGANFLDEQGNSKPIIMGSYGIGLERIMACACEQKSDDRGAVWPISIAPFEIHLTILNPHEEIVMRTSDEVIQLLTKAGFSVIIDDRDISAGIKFNDADLIGIPIRITIGPRGIKNNRLDIYIRETGEVFTASQSEMVTKCAEIKELLYRRING
- the deoC gene encoding deoxyribose-phosphate aldolase, with translation MDKINKIIDQTILRPDATSEDIRMFLKDFAEYGFYAAVVNPCWVPSVVNNLPEGIKVCSVVGFPFGASTTRAKVYAAEDLVRMGCDEIDMVMNIGRFKEKDFKYAGKEIKMVNDACSGRILKVIIETCLLTRDEKIAAANLIRESGAHFVKTSTGYSRGGAEVEDVELLRSVVGPDFGVKASGGIRTFEQARTFIAAGASRLGTSSGVAIVQGAIQAADLDR
- the rpsU gene encoding 30S ribosomal protein S21; translation: MTKVTVYDGESFDNALRRFRKSVERAGILRDVKRHEVYEKPSEKRKRRLISARKKEWKRQREEI